The following are encoded together in the Pseudomonas xantholysinigenes genome:
- a CDS encoding response regulator transcription factor, with product MPRVLTIEDDAVTAQEIVAELSSHGLEVDWADNGREGLAKAIAGGYDLITLDRMLPEVDGLTIVTTLRNLKIATPILMISALSDVDERVRGLRAGGDDYLTKPFASDEMAARVEVLLRRNSVPMTQTRLQVADLELDLISHEARRGEQSLNLLPTEYKLLEYLMRHSGQVITRMMIFEEVWGYHFDPGTNLIDVHIGRLRKKIDSPGQSPLIRTVRGSGYAIAEPV from the coding sequence ATGCCTCGCGTACTGACCATCGAAGACGACGCCGTCACCGCCCAGGAAATCGTCGCCGAACTGTCCAGCCACGGTCTGGAAGTCGACTGGGCCGACAATGGCCGCGAGGGCCTGGCCAAGGCCATCGCCGGCGGCTACGACCTGATCACCCTCGACCGCATGCTGCCCGAGGTCGATGGCCTGACCATCGTCACCACCTTGCGCAACCTGAAGATCGCCACGCCGATCCTGATGATCAGCGCCCTGTCGGACGTCGACGAACGGGTCCGCGGCCTGCGTGCCGGTGGCGACGACTACCTGACCAAGCCATTCGCCTCCGACGAGATGGCCGCCCGGGTCGAGGTGCTGCTGCGCCGCAACAGCGTGCCGATGACCCAGACCCGCCTGCAAGTGGCCGATCTGGAGCTGGACCTGATCAGCCATGAAGCCCGTCGTGGCGAACAGTCGCTGAACCTGCTGCCCACCGAGTACAAGCTGCTGGAGTACCTGATGCGCCATTCTGGCCAGGTGATCACCCGCATGATGATCTTCGAGGAAGTCTGGGGCTATCACTTCGACCCCGGCACCAACCTGATCGATGTGCACATCGGCCGCCTGCGCAAGAAGATCGACTCGCCCGGCCAAAGCCCGCTGATCCGTACCGTGCGGGGCTCCGGCTATGCCATTGCCGAACCCGTCTAA